In Thauera sp. JM12B12, one DNA window encodes the following:
- a CDS encoding ABC transporter ATP-binding protein translates to MSNMLLEAKEVHTYYGASHILHGIDFNIREGEGIALMGRNGMGKSTLIKSMLGIVRPKHGRVLVRGDDYTKARTYQTAQQGIAYVPEGRGIFKSLTVRENLLMSARAGIDGRREWTFDRVMATFPRLGERINNGGWQLSGGEQQMLTIGRALMTNPDLLILDEATEGLAPLIAMEIWRIVKEIRRTGIATVIVDKNHGAVTSICDRAMILVKGQVVFDGTSDQIRAQPELIQKHLGV, encoded by the coding sequence ATGTCTAACATGCTGCTCGAAGCCAAGGAAGTTCATACCTACTACGGTGCCAGCCACATCCTGCATGGCATCGACTTCAACATCCGCGAAGGCGAGGGCATCGCCCTCATGGGCCGCAACGGCATGGGCAAGTCGACGCTGATCAAGAGCATGCTCGGCATCGTGCGCCCGAAGCACGGCCGCGTGCTGGTGCGCGGCGACGACTACACCAAGGCGCGCACCTACCAGACGGCACAGCAGGGCATCGCCTACGTGCCCGAAGGCCGCGGCATCTTCAAGAGCCTGACCGTGCGCGAGAACCTGCTGATGTCGGCGCGTGCCGGCATCGACGGCCGCCGCGAGTGGACCTTCGATCGCGTGATGGCGACCTTCCCGCGCCTGGGCGAGCGTATCAACAACGGTGGCTGGCAGCTCTCGGGCGGCGAGCAGCAGATGCTGACCATCGGCCGCGCGCTGATGACCAACCCCGACCTGCTCATCCTCGACGAGGCCACCGAAGGGCTGGCGCCGCTGATCGCGATGGAGATCTGGCGCATCGTCAAGGAGATCCGCAGGACCGGTATCGCCACCGTGATCGTGGACAAGAACCACGGCGCGGTCACCAGCATCTGCGACCGCGCGATGATCCTGGTGAAGGGGCAGGTCGTGTTCGACGGCACCAGCGACCAGATCCGCGCCCAGCCGGAACTGATCCAGAAGCACCTCGGCGTCTGA
- a CDS encoding ABC transporter ATP-binding protein, with product MSTTTKNEVLLQADKLTRRFGGLVANQDISVTLERQMIHVLLGPNGAGKSTCINMLSGDLPPSEGRIHFMGKDITGLTAAQRSQVGIGRSYQRTNIFPQFTVLENVRLAAQSRRQQPWRIFSKAMEQKWALEKARACIEEAGLGKRVDWVSGVLSHGEQRQLEIAMVLATDAQVLLLDEPLAGMGSEESASMVEVLKRLRQTRGILLVEHDMDAVFAVADMITVMVNGQLLECGPPAQIKASVAVQQAYLGTEDSFHV from the coding sequence ATGAGCACAACGACGAAGAACGAGGTCCTGCTGCAGGCCGACAAGCTCACCCGCCGCTTCGGCGGCCTGGTGGCGAACCAGGACATCAGCGTGACGCTCGAGCGCCAGATGATCCACGTGCTGCTCGGCCCCAACGGCGCGGGCAAGTCCACCTGCATCAACATGCTGTCGGGTGATCTGCCGCCGTCCGAGGGCAGGATCCACTTCATGGGCAAGGACATCACCGGTCTGACCGCGGCGCAGCGCTCGCAGGTGGGCATCGGGCGCAGCTACCAGCGCACCAACATCTTCCCGCAGTTCACCGTGCTCGAGAACGTACGCCTGGCCGCGCAGTCGCGCCGCCAGCAGCCGTGGCGCATCTTCAGCAAGGCCATGGAGCAGAAGTGGGCGCTGGAGAAGGCACGCGCCTGCATCGAGGAGGCCGGCCTGGGCAAGCGGGTGGACTGGGTGTCGGGCGTGCTCAGCCACGGCGAACAGCGTCAGCTCGAGATCGCCATGGTGCTCGCCACCGACGCGCAGGTGCTGCTGCTCGACGAGCCGCTCGCCGGCATGGGTTCGGAGGAATCCGCGAGCATGGTCGAGGTGCTCAAGCGCCTGCGCCAGACGCGCGGCATCCTGCTGGTGGAGCACGACATGGACGCCGTGTTCGCGGTCGCCGACATGATCACGGTGATGGTCAACGGCCAGTTGCTGGAGTGCGGCCCGCCCGCGCAGATCAAGGCCAGCGTGGCCGTCCAGCAGGCCTATCTGGGTACGGAGGACAGCTTCCATGTCTAA
- a CDS encoding branched-chain amino acid ABC transporter permease translates to MNAHASLIPKLVALAIVACVPLSGESFYIEIVGKILVMAIFAMSLDLLVGFTGLVSFGHAAYFGIAAYAVAILSPEYEAASLWYVLPAAVGLSALAAFVIGLFVLRTKGIYFIMVTLAFAQMAYFIFHDTPLGGGSDGTYLNNKPSASIFGWEPFDLTNEVHMFYFILVVMVLVYLFLARVLQSPFGRVLVGIKSNEHRMQSLGYFTFRYKLGAFTLAGALGGLAGFLYAVLFGFVTPELLSWHESGNVLLMVILGGMGNLVGAIAGAFAFEAMREVFADITKYWQLLMGGVIVAVVLFLPGGLAGVPGRIKRALQGGEAK, encoded by the coding sequence ATGAACGCACACGCCTCCCTGATTCCCAAGCTCGTCGCGCTCGCGATCGTCGCCTGCGTGCCGCTGTCGGGCGAATCCTTCTACATCGAGATCGTCGGCAAGATCCTGGTGATGGCGATCTTCGCCATGAGCCTGGACCTGCTGGTGGGCTTCACCGGTCTGGTCAGCTTCGGCCATGCGGCCTACTTCGGCATCGCCGCCTATGCGGTCGCGATCCTGAGCCCGGAGTACGAGGCCGCCAGCCTGTGGTACGTGCTGCCGGCCGCGGTCGGGCTGTCGGCGCTGGCCGCCTTCGTCATCGGCCTGTTCGTGCTTCGCACCAAGGGCATCTACTTCATCATGGTGACGCTGGCCTTCGCGCAGATGGCCTACTTCATCTTCCACGACACGCCGCTGGGCGGCGGCTCGGACGGCACCTACCTCAACAACAAGCCTTCGGCCTCGATCTTCGGCTGGGAGCCGTTCGACCTCACCAACGAAGTGCACATGTTCTACTTCATCCTCGTGGTGATGGTGCTGGTGTATCTGTTCCTCGCCCGCGTGCTGCAGTCGCCCTTCGGCCGCGTGCTGGTGGGCATCAAGAGCAACGAGCACCGCATGCAGTCGCTCGGCTACTTCACCTTCCGCTACAAGCTCGGCGCCTTCACGCTGGCCGGCGCGCTCGGCGGTCTGGCGGGCTTCCTGTACGCGGTGCTGTTCGGCTTCGTGACCCCGGAGCTGCTGTCCTGGCACGAGTCGGGCAACGTGCTGCTGATGGTCATCCTGGGCGGCATGGGCAATCTCGTCGGCGCGATCGCCGGCGCCTTCGCCTTCGAGGCGATGCGCGAGGTGTTCGCCGACATCACCAAGTACTGGCAGCTGCTGATGGGCGGCGTGATCGTCGCCGTCGTGCTGTTCCTGCCGGGCGGTCTGGCCGGCGTGCCGGGTCGCATCAAGCGCGCCCTGCAGGGAGGGGAGGCCAAATGA
- a CDS encoding branched-chain amino acid ABC transporter permease, which produces MDFASFLIQTLNSLQYGLLLFLVASGLTLVFGIMGIINLAHGSFYMIGAYLAFVLTSATGSLVMAIALGIPLALAFGAFLEWALFSHLYKRDHLEQVLLTYGLILIFEQLRSLLVGDDVHGVAIPGFLDASIQLTEVMSYPVYRLAISAVCIVLAVALYYVIQRTRLGMMIRAGNDDRGMVESLGININMIYRVVFALGVALAALAGMLAAPISSVFPNMGSHVLIISFVIVVIGGIGSVWGALVAALIVGFADTFGKVLVPELSGIVVYVVMAVVLLWRPEGILKKG; this is translated from the coding sequence ATGGATTTCGCAAGCTTCCTGATCCAGACGCTGAACTCGCTGCAGTACGGTTTGCTCCTGTTCCTGGTGGCAAGCGGGCTGACGCTGGTGTTCGGCATCATGGGGATCATCAACCTGGCGCACGGCAGTTTCTACATGATCGGCGCCTACCTGGCCTTCGTGCTCACCAGCGCCACCGGCAGCCTGGTGATGGCGATCGCGCTCGGCATCCCGCTCGCGCTGGCCTTCGGTGCCTTCCTGGAGTGGGCACTGTTCTCCCATCTCTACAAGCGTGACCACCTCGAGCAGGTGCTGCTGACCTACGGCCTGATCCTGATCTTCGAGCAGCTGCGCAGCCTCCTGGTCGGCGACGACGTGCACGGCGTCGCCATCCCGGGCTTCCTCGACGCCTCGATCCAGCTCACCGAGGTGATGAGCTATCCGGTGTACCGGCTGGCCATCTCGGCGGTCTGCATCGTGCTCGCGGTGGCGCTCTACTACGTCATCCAGCGCACCCGTCTCGGCATGATGATCCGCGCCGGCAACGACGACCGCGGCATGGTCGAGTCGCTCGGCATCAACATCAACATGATCTACCGCGTCGTGTTCGCGCTCGGTGTCGCGCTCGCCGCCCTCGCCGGCATGCTGGCCGCGCCGATCTCGTCCGTGTTCCCGAACATGGGCAGCCACGTGCTGATCATCTCCTTCGTGATCGTCGTCATCGGCGGCATCGGTTCGGTGTGGGGCGCGCTCGTCGCGGCGCTGATCGTCGGCTTCGCCGACACCTTCGGCAAGGTCCTGGTCCCCGAGCTCTCCGGCATCGTCGTGTATGTGGTGATGGCGGTGGTCCTGCTGTGGCGCCCCGAAGGCATCCTGAAGAAAGGCTGA
- a CDS encoding ABC transporter substrate-binding protein, which translates to MTIRFQFARNVALTLALAAAGIGAVQAEDKVKVGLMLPYTGTYAALGNAITNGFKQYVAENGGKLGGREVEYAVVDDESNPAKATENAKKLVSREKVDVLVGTVHSGVALAMAKVARDTKTLMIIPNAGANDLTGPLCSPYVFRSSFSAWQPSYAMGEALAKKGVKSVATVTWKYSFGEESVAGFKEAFEKGGGKVVKEMTLPFPNVEFQPFLTEIASTKPDAVFVFFAGAGAAKFVSDYAAAGLKNSIPLYGPGFLTDGNLAAMGGAGEGLMTTLHYADGLTTEKDKAFRTKYAELYKIQPDVYAVQGYDAAQMYEAGLKAAAGDPSKQDAVIKGMESAKIDSPRGAFTLSKAHNPVQDIYMREVKGDQNVVIEVVSKGLEDPARGCKL; encoded by the coding sequence ATGACAATCCGTTTCCAGTTCGCCCGTAACGTCGCCCTCACCCTCGCGCTCGCCGCCGCCGGCATCGGCGCCGTGCAGGCCGAGGACAAGGTCAAGGTCGGCCTCATGCTCCCCTACACCGGCACCTATGCCGCGCTGGGCAACGCCATCACCAACGGCTTCAAGCAGTACGTCGCCGAGAACGGCGGCAAGCTGGGCGGTCGCGAGGTCGAGTACGCCGTCGTCGACGACGAGTCGAACCCGGCCAAGGCCACCGAAAACGCCAAGAAGCTGGTGTCGCGCGAGAAGGTCGATGTGCTCGTCGGCACGGTGCACTCGGGCGTGGCACTCGCCATGGCGAAGGTCGCCCGCGACACCAAGACGCTGATGATCATCCCCAACGCCGGCGCCAACGACCTCACCGGCCCGCTGTGCTCGCCCTACGTCTTCCGCTCGTCCTTCTCGGCCTGGCAGCCGTCCTACGCCATGGGCGAGGCCCTGGCGAAGAAGGGCGTGAAGAGCGTCGCCACCGTGACCTGGAAGTACTCCTTCGGCGAGGAGTCGGTCGCCGGCTTCAAGGAGGCCTTCGAGAAGGGCGGCGGCAAGGTCGTCAAGGAGATGACGCTGCCGTTCCCGAACGTGGAGTTCCAGCCCTTCCTCACCGAGATCGCCTCGACCAAACCCGACGCCGTGTTCGTGTTCTTTGCCGGTGCCGGCGCCGCGAAGTTCGTCAGCGACTATGCCGCTGCCGGCCTCAAGAACAGCATCCCGCTCTACGGCCCGGGCTTCCTCACCGACGGCAACCTCGCGGCGATGGGCGGCGCGGGTGAGGGCCTGATGACGACGCTGCACTACGCCGACGGCCTCACCACCGAGAAGGACAAGGCCTTCCGCACCAAGTACGCCGAGCTGTACAAGATCCAGCCCGACGTCTATGCGGTGCAGGGTTACGACGCGGCGCAGATGTACGAGGCCGGCCTCAAGGCCGCTGCCGGCGACCCTTCCAAGCAGGACGCCGTCATCAAGGGCATGGAGTCCGCCAAGATCGACAGCCCGCGCGGCGCCTTCACCCTGTCCAAGGCCCACAACCCGGTGCAGGACATCTACATGCGCGAGGTCAAGGGCGACCAGAACGTGGTGATCGAGGTCGTCTCCAAGGGGCTCGAGGACCCGGCGCGCGGCTGCAAGCTGTAA
- a CDS encoding catechol 2,3-dioxygenase, giving the protein MATTGVMRPGHIQLRVLDLDESVAFYKNVLGLVETGRDAAGRVYFKAWDERDHNSVILREADRAGVDLIGFKVKDKATLEQLDKDLQAYGVATERIPAGELLETGERVRFTIPTGHVMELYADKTDVGNGQPYTNPDPWIPASEHGIAPHRFDHCLLYGPNLEENLKLFTEVLGFHLVERVLMEDGKSLLATFISCSHKAHDLAFVAHPEPGKLHHLSFLLDSWEKVLRAADIMSMNRVSIDIGPTRHGITRGSTIYAFDPSGNRFETFCGGYETYPDHAPITWTFDEVGAGIFYHDRKLNERFLTVVT; this is encoded by the coding sequence ATGGCAACCACCGGAGTGATGCGTCCCGGCCACATCCAGCTGCGCGTGCTCGATCTCGACGAGAGCGTGGCGTTCTACAAGAACGTGCTCGGCCTCGTCGAGACCGGCCGCGACGCCGCCGGCCGCGTGTATTTCAAGGCCTGGGACGAGCGTGATCACAACAGCGTGATCCTGCGCGAGGCCGATCGCGCCGGCGTCGATCTGATCGGTTTCAAGGTCAAGGACAAGGCGACCCTCGAGCAGCTCGACAAGGACCTGCAGGCCTACGGCGTCGCCACCGAGCGCATCCCCGCCGGCGAGCTCCTGGAGACCGGCGAGCGCGTGCGCTTCACCATCCCGACCGGCCACGTCATGGAACTCTACGCCGACAAGACCGACGTCGGCAACGGCCAGCCCTACACCAACCCGGATCCGTGGATTCCGGCGTCCGAGCACGGCATCGCCCCGCACCGCTTCGACCACTGCCTGCTCTACGGCCCGAACCTCGAGGAGAACCTCAAGCTGTTCACCGAGGTGCTCGGCTTCCATCTCGTCGAGCGTGTGCTCATGGAAGACGGCAAGTCGCTGCTGGCGACCTTCATCTCGTGCTCGCACAAGGCGCACGACCTCGCCTTCGTCGCCCACCCCGAGCCGGGCAAGCTGCACCACCTGTCCTTCCTGCTCGACAGCTGGGAAAAGGTGCTGCGCGCCGCCGACATCATGTCGATGAACCGCGTGTCGATCGACATCGGCCCGACCCGCCACGGCATCACCCGCGGTTCGACGATCTACGCCTTCGACCCCTCGGGCAACCGCTTCGAGACCTTCTGCGGCGGCTACGAGACCTACCCGGATCACGCGCCGATCACCTGGACCTTCGATGAGGTCGGGGCCGGCATCTTCTATCACGACCGCAAGCTCAACGAGCGCTTCCTGACCGTCGTGACCTGA
- a CDS encoding 2Fe-2S iron-sulfur cluster-binding protein: MDSRAPKVFHEVTLVETGEVYRCREDETLLGGMERLGKRGIPVGCRGGGCGVCKVQVEAGEYAKRVMSRAYVSAEEEAVGIVLACRVKPLSDIRLAVLGKMKKNVCA, encoded by the coding sequence ATGGACAGCCGCGCGCCTAAGGTCTTCCACGAGGTGACCCTCGTCGAGACCGGTGAGGTGTACCGCTGCCGCGAGGACGAGACCCTGCTCGGCGGCATGGAGCGGCTCGGCAAGCGCGGCATCCCGGTGGGCTGCCGCGGCGGCGGCTGCGGCGTGTGCAAGGTGCAGGTCGAGGCGGGCGAGTACGCCAAGCGCGTGATGAGCCGGGCCTACGTCAGCGCCGAGGAGGAAGCGGTCGGCATCGTGCTGGCCTGTCGGGTGAAGCCGCTGTCCGACATCCGCCTCGCGGTGCTCGGCAAGATGAAGAAGAACGTCTGCGCCTGA
- a CDS encoding indolepyruvate ferredoxin oxidoreductase family protein: protein MSSGKNTVTPFTQEEGDIHLGGIDAIVRLTLDQVRTDARRGLKTGMFVSGYRGSPVGMLDAALIKQQKLLVQNHIHFVDGINEDLAATAVWGTQMLHTVGKQKFDGVTGMWYGKAPGVDRSGDALKHANYTGIARNGGVLAIAGDDPSCKSSSLCSQSEPMLYHVGIPSLYPGNVQEILDYGLHGYQMSRLAGVWMGMKIVTNVADGTGTANVSPERLNFVTPDLEFDGKPFTPNMNLGMNVRVEALEMEQSLYTRRLEVAKRYARANNLNNVVFPNPDAWIGIITAGKTYNDLNQAFLEMGLDDAALRRYGIRILKMGMLFPMEPTIVREFAQGLEEIFVIEEKRPFLEMFAKQVLYGMANAPRIVGKFDEEEKELLPHYGEFESDTIVRALLKRLSRKTRIESAENWLKRLDEIHSRNKLPTAVRTAWFCSGCPHNSSTQAPDGSIVSAGIGCHTMAMWMGRNVVMGTHMGAEGTQWIGMAPFTEAQHIFQNMGDGTYAHSGSLAIRYAASTGVNITFKLLRNAHTSMTGGQAIQGEVPVVNMVSDLLANGVRKIIVTTDDLSRFNGVQLPGDTEVWHRDRIEEAQRALAATPGCTVLLHDQECAAELRRARSRGKADEPVEVTVINERVCEGCGDCGEKSNCMSVEPVQTEFGRKTRIHQSSCNKDFSCVKGFCPSFLTVTPHPAPASEGAPKKKKGRIPALERALPAPVNKVDDSLGFGIHVMGIGGTGSVTVVATLARAARLEGKHVIGLDQTGLAQKGGAVISDIKITHAPFKGSNKISDGRADLYLGFDILNATDPKNLDKCNPERTIAVVSTTQTPTGQMVTNRKALFPATNGLTSGIDRVTRKEHNVFLDGEALAAGLFGDAMATNNFMVGVAFQAGTIPLKAESIEEAIRLSGVAVDMSLAAFRWGRMAVLDRAFVEAEAGRQKSGGSVVTLHKKPQLSPAAKAIVDSIGADGEVRRLVEIRVPELIAFQDEAYARRYAEVVKRVVVGEQKAVSSSRLAEAAARYLYKLMAYKDEFEVARLHTDPAFLAELDAQFPHGYSVKYNLAPPLLSKTDPITGHPQKKQYGAWMFKAFKRLAGLKGLRGSALDVFSKTEERQMERRLIEEYIQLLDQILAKLNPVNHAAAVALASVPDEIRGFGHVKEKNLAAARELQAARLKAFNEAQQERQVA, encoded by the coding sequence ATGTCATCCGGCAAGAACACGGTCACTCCATTCACCCAGGAAGAGGGTGACATCCACCTCGGCGGCATCGACGCGATCGTCCGCCTGACGCTCGACCAGGTGCGCACCGACGCCCGTCGCGGCCTCAAGACCGGCATGTTCGTCTCGGGTTATCGCGGCTCGCCCGTGGGCATGCTCGACGCCGCGCTGATCAAGCAGCAGAAGCTGCTGGTGCAGAACCACATCCACTTCGTCGATGGCATCAACGAAGACCTCGCCGCCACCGCGGTGTGGGGCACGCAGATGCTGCACACCGTCGGCAAGCAGAAGTTCGACGGCGTCACCGGCATGTGGTACGGCAAGGCGCCGGGCGTGGACCGCTCGGGCGACGCGCTCAAGCACGCCAACTACACCGGCATCGCCAGGAACGGCGGCGTGCTCGCGATCGCCGGCGACGACCCGAGCTGCAAGAGCTCCTCGCTGTGCTCGCAGTCCGAACCGATGCTTTACCACGTCGGCATCCCGTCGCTGTACCCGGGCAACGTGCAGGAGATCCTCGACTACGGCCTGCACGGCTACCAGATGTCGCGTCTGGCGGGCGTGTGGATGGGCATGAAGATCGTCACCAACGTCGCCGACGGCACCGGCACGGCCAACGTCTCGCCCGAGCGCCTGAACTTCGTCACCCCCGACCTCGAGTTCGACGGCAAGCCGTTCACGCCCAACATGAACCTGGGCATGAACGTGCGCGTCGAGGCGCTGGAGATGGAGCAGTCGCTATACACCCGCCGCCTCGAGGTGGCCAAGCGCTACGCCCGCGCCAACAATCTGAACAACGTCGTCTTCCCCAACCCCGACGCCTGGATCGGCATCATCACCGCGGGCAAGACCTACAACGACCTCAACCAGGCCTTCCTCGAGATGGGTCTGGACGACGCGGCGCTGCGCCGCTACGGCATCCGCATCCTCAAGATGGGCATGCTGTTCCCGATGGAGCCGACCATCGTGCGCGAGTTCGCGCAGGGTCTGGAGGAGATCTTCGTCATCGAGGAGAAGCGTCCCTTCCTCGAGATGTTCGCCAAGCAGGTGCTCTACGGCATGGCCAACGCGCCGCGCATCGTCGGCAAGTTCGACGAGGAGGAGAAGGAGCTGCTGCCGCACTACGGCGAGTTCGAGTCCGACACCATCGTGCGCGCGCTGTTGAAGCGCCTGTCGCGCAAGACCCGCATCGAATCGGCCGAGAACTGGCTCAAGCGCCTGGACGAGATCCACTCGCGCAACAAGCTGCCGACCGCGGTGCGCACCGCCTGGTTCTGCTCGGGCTGTCCGCACAACTCCTCGACCCAGGCGCCCGACGGCAGCATCGTGTCGGCGGGCATCGGCTGCCACACCATGGCGATGTGGATGGGCCGCAACGTGGTCATGGGCACCCACATGGGCGCCGAGGGCACGCAGTGGATCGGCATGGCGCCCTTCACCGAGGCGCAGCACATCTTCCAGAACATGGGTGACGGCACCTACGCCCACTCGGGCAGCCTGGCGATCCGCTATGCGGCCTCGACCGGGGTGAACATCACCTTCAAGCTGCTGCGCAACGCGCACACCTCGATGACCGGCGGCCAGGCCATCCAGGGCGAGGTGCCGGTGGTGAACATGGTCTCCGACCTGCTGGCCAACGGCGTCAGGAAGATCATCGTCACCACCGACGATCTGTCCCGATTCAACGGCGTGCAGCTTCCCGGGGACACCGAGGTCTGGCACCGCGACCGCATCGAGGAGGCGCAGCGCGCGCTCGCCGCCACCCCCGGCTGTACCGTGCTGCTGCACGACCAGGAGTGCGCCGCCGAGCTGCGCCGTGCGCGCAGCCGCGGCAAGGCCGACGAGCCGGTCGAGGTCACCGTCATCAACGAGCGCGTGTGCGAAGGCTGCGGCGACTGCGGCGAGAAGTCGAACTGCATGTCGGTCGAGCCGGTGCAGACCGAGTTCGGCCGCAAGACCCGCATCCACCAGTCGTCGTGCAACAAGGACTTCAGCTGCGTGAAGGGCTTCTGCCCCTCCTTCCTCACCGTGACCCCGCACCCGGCCCCGGCCAGCGAGGGTGCGCCGAAGAAGAAAAAGGGCCGCATCCCGGCGCTCGAGCGCGCGCTGCCGGCGCCGGTCAACAAGGTCGATGACAGCCTGGGCTTTGGCATCCACGTGATGGGCATCGGCGGCACCGGCTCGGTCACCGTGGTGGCGACGCTGGCGCGTGCCGCCCGCCTCGAGGGCAAGCACGTGATCGGCCTCGACCAGACCGGTCTGGCGCAGAAGGGCGGCGCGGTGATCTCCGACATCAAGATCACCCACGCCCCGTTCAAGGGGTCGAACAAGATCTCGGACGGCCGCGCCGACCTCTATCTGGGTTTCGACATCCTCAACGCCACCGACCCGAAGAACCTCGACAAGTGCAACCCGGAGCGCACGATCGCGGTCGTGTCCACCACCCAGACCCCGACCGGCCAGATGGTGACCAACCGCAAGGCGCTGTTCCCGGCGACCAACGGCCTCACCTCGGGTATCGACCGCGTCACCCGCAAGGAGCACAACGTGTTCCTCGACGGCGAGGCGTTGGCCGCGGGCCTGTTCGGCGACGCGATGGCGACCAACAACTTCATGGTCGGCGTGGCCTTCCAGGCCGGCACCATCCCGCTCAAGGCCGAGTCGATCGAGGAAGCCATCCGCCTGTCCGGCGTGGCGGTGGACATGAGCCTGGCGGCCTTCCGCTGGGGCCGCATGGCGGTGCTCGATCGTGCCTTCGTCGAGGCCGAGGCCGGTCGCCAGAAGTCGGGCGGCAGCGTGGTCACGCTGCACAAGAAGCCGCAGCTCTCGCCGGCCGCGAAGGCGATCGTCGACTCGATCGGCGCCGACGGCGAGGTCCGGCGCCTGGTCGAGATCCGCGTGCCCGAGCTCATCGCCTTCCAGGACGAGGCCTACGCCAGGCGCTACGCCGAGGTCGTCAAGCGCGTGGTCGTGGGCGAGCAGAAGGCGGTGTCGTCGTCCAGGCTCGCCGAGGCGGCCGCCCGCTACCTGTACAAGCTGATGGCCTACAAGGACGAGTTCGAGGTCGCCCGCCTGCACACCGACCCGGCCTTCCTCGCCGAGCTCGACGCGCAGTTCCCGCATGGCTACTCGGTCAAGTACAACCTCGCGCCCCCGCTGCTCTCGAAGACCGACCCGATCACCGGCCACCCGCAGAAGAAGCAGTACGGCGCGTGGATGTTCAAGGCCTTCAAGCGCCTGGCGGGTCTCAAGGGCCTGCGCGGTAGCGCGCTCGACGTGTTCAGCAAGACCGAGGAGCGTCAGATGGAGCGCAGGCTGATCGAGGAGTACATCCAGCTGCTCGACCAGATCCTCGCCAAGCTCAACCCGGTGAACCACGCCGCGGCGGTGGCCCTGGCAAGCGTGCCCGACGAGATCCGCGGCTTCGGCCACGTCAAGGAGAAGAACCTCGCCGCTGCCCGGGAATTGCAGGCTGCGCGCCTGAAGGCCTTCAACGAGGCGCAGCAGGAACGGCAGGTGGCCTGA
- the benA gene encoding benzoate 1,2-dioxygenase large subunit produces the protein MITTEYLDSLIEKDKEKGLFRCKREMFTSKELFDLEMEHIFEGNWIYLAHESQLPKINDYYTTKIGRQPVFITRNKDNQLNCFINACAHRGATLARFKHGNKATYTCPFHGWTFNNSGKLLKIKDPAETGYPESFNCEGSHDLKKIARFESYRGFLFGSLKADVQPLEDFLGESKKIIDMVVDQSPEGLEVLRGSSTYVYEGNWKLQAENGADGYHVTATHWNYAATQAQRKSRDAGDDINAMSAGGWAKKGGGSYSFENGHLLLWTRWDNPEDRPLMEERDRLVKEFGEAKADWMIGNSRNLCLYPNVYLMDQFSSQIRVFRPLDVNRTEVTIYCIAPKGESAEARARRIRQYEDFFNASGMATPDDLEEFRACQEGFMGRSLEWNDMSRGATHWVEGPDDEADKIGLKPILSGVKTEDEGLYVAQHTYWLEEIRKAVAAKNA, from the coding sequence ATGATCACCACGGAATATCTGGACTCACTGATTGAGAAGGACAAGGAAAAGGGCCTGTTCCGCTGCAAGCGTGAGATGTTCACCAGCAAGGAACTGTTCGATCTCGAGATGGAACACATCTTCGAAGGTAACTGGATCTACCTCGCCCACGAGAGCCAGCTGCCGAAGATCAACGACTACTACACGACCAAGATCGGTCGTCAGCCGGTGTTCATCACCCGCAACAAGGACAACCAGCTCAACTGCTTCATCAACGCCTGCGCCCACCGCGGCGCCACGCTGGCGCGCTTCAAGCACGGCAACAAGGCGACCTACACCTGCCCGTTCCACGGCTGGACCTTCAACAACTCGGGCAAGCTGCTGAAGATCAAGGACCCCGCCGAGACCGGCTACCCGGAGAGCTTCAACTGTGAAGGCTCGCACGACCTCAAGAAGATCGCGCGCTTCGAGTCCTACCGCGGCTTCCTGTTCGGCAGCCTGAAGGCCGACGTGCAGCCGCTCGAGGACTTCCTCGGCGAGTCGAAGAAGATCATCGACATGGTCGTGGACCAGTCCCCCGAGGGCCTTGAGGTGCTGCGCGGCTCCTCGACCTACGTCTATGAGGGCAACTGGAAGCTGCAGGCCGAGAACGGCGCCGACGGCTACCACGTCACCGCCACGCACTGGAACTACGCCGCCACCCAGGCGCAGCGCAAGAGCCGCGACGCCGGGGACGACATCAATGCGATGAGCGCCGGGGGCTGGGCCAAGAAGGGCGGCGGCTCGTACTCGTTCGAGAACGGCCACCTGCTGCTGTGGACGCGCTGGGACAACCCCGAAGACCGTCCGCTGATGGAAGAACGCGACCGCCTGGTCAAGGAATTCGGCGAAGCCAAGGCCGACTGGATGATCGGCAACTCGCGCAACCTGTGCCTGTACCCGAACGTTTATCTGATGGACCAGTTCAGCTCGCAGATCCGCGTGTTCCGCCCGCTCGACGTCAATCGCACCGAAGTCACCATCTACTGCATCGCGCCCAAGGGCGAGTCGGCCGAGGCCCGTGCCCGCCGCATCCGCCAGTACGAGGACTTCTTCAACGCCTCGGGCATGGCCACGCCGGACGACCTCGAGGAATTCCGCGCCTGCCAGGAAGGCTTCATGGGCCGTTCGCTGGAGTGGAACGACATGTCGCGCGGCGCCACGCACTGGGTCGAAGGCCCGGACGACGAGGCCGACAAGATCGGTCTCAAGCCCATCCTGTCCGGCGTGAAGACCGAGGACGAGGGCCTGTACGTCGCCCAGCACACCTACTGGCTTGAAGAGATCCGCAAGGCTGTCGCGGCCAAGAACGCATAA